The following are from one region of the Candidatus Bathyarchaeia archaeon genome:
- a CDS encoding A24 family peptidase C-terminal domain-containing protein, with protein sequence MGPIELSEAASVSLSILAILVASLFDLKYREVPDKLWALYAPPAIALTAIRLSGLGMAVWPSIASMALTLALSLGLYRLGAFGGADAKAFICLALSMPLNPSMLPSGGNFFHPFFPLTVICNSYLLSLSSIAYMAARNLLWALRNPERGAFDGLEGEPAWRKAAAVLTGYKMRLGELAAKAHLYYPMEEVILDGGIRRRLRISFSAKEEPGDYFKRLAEILGESEEIWATPGLPLLAFVALGLLIALLHGDISHGLIIAILRAIL encoded by the coding sequence ATGGGTCCGATAGAGCTGAGCGAGGCGGCTTCGGTATCGTTGAGCATCCTCGCGATCCTCGTCGCCTCCCTCTTCGACCTCAAATATAGGGAGGTCCCGGATAAGCTTTGGGCCCTTTATGCGCCGCCCGCGATCGCGTTGACGGCCATAAGGCTGAGCGGCCTTGGGATGGCAGTTTGGCCCTCGATCGCCTCCATGGCGTTGACATTGGCCCTATCCTTGGGGCTTTATCGCCTCGGCGCGTTCGGGGGGGCCGATGCGAAGGCCTTCATATGCCTGGCCTTATCGATGCCGTTGAACCCATCCATGCTTCCATCCGGGGGAAACTTCTTCCACCCCTTCTTCCCGCTAACGGTCATATGCAACTCCTACCTCCTCTCCCTCTCCTCGATCGCCTACATGGCGGCCAGGAACCTCCTCTGGGCTCTAAGGAATCCCGAAAGGGGGGCGTTCGATGGATTGGAGGGCGAGCCGGCTTGGAGGAAGGCCGCCGCCGTATTGACTGGTTATAAGATGAGGCTTGGGGAATTGGCCGCCAAGGCCCACCTCTATTATCCCATGGAGGAGGTAATTCTCGATGGTGGGATTAGGAGGCGGTTGAGGATCTCCTTCAGCGCCAAGGAGGAGCCGGGGGATTATTTCAAGCGCCTAGCCGAAATATTGGGCGAATCAGAGGAGATCTGGGCGACGCCCGGCCTTCCGCTCTTGGCTTTCGTGGCCCTCGGCCTCCTGATAGCCCTCCTCCACGGCGATATATCCCATGGCCTTATAATCGCCATCCTCCGCGCCATTCTATGA
- a CDS encoding Lrp/AsnC ligand binding domain-containing protein → MPVAFVLINAEIGAEDVVLKELKKMPNVKEAYLVYGVYDIVAKVEAESMDKLRETITWKIRRLDKVRSTLTMIVIES, encoded by the coding sequence ATGCCGGTAGCCTTCGTATTGATAAATGCGGAGATAGGAGCCGAGGATGTTGTCCTGAAGGAATTGAAGAAGATGCCCAATGTGAAGGAGGCTTATTTGGTCTACGGGGTTTACGATATAGTCGCCAAGGTCGAGGCCGAATCCATGGATAAGCTCAGGGAAACGATAACGTGGAAGATAAGGAGGCTTGACAAGGTCAGATCGACCCTAACCATGATAGTCATAGAAAGTTAA
- a CDS encoding tRNA(Ile)(2)-agmatinylcytidine synthase — protein MIVHIGFDDMDSLSGGCTSYICALIIERISRLRVRFLDYPNLIRLNPNVPWKTKGNGAICLRVETDEELRDLEEAVVGLVEENADLEDPRTSPGIVFLPGEVPREVEEFSERALFDLVKLSSAIKLVRDNGGEAIGLKGGRGIVGGLAAIGNRLLSDHTFEMIAYRARENYGKRRLVDPESVEKMDRLTRPMTFNNLDRESGRVLITPRGPDPVLVGIRGESPDILFDAFSKVKIGEPVERWVLFRTNQGTDAHLRVDFRIVELKPFRSACIKGIVSSPPKVIEGGHVIFKLSNGSGEIDCAAYEPSGDLNRVARKLIVGDLIKAYGGVRRASRAHPRTMNLEKIEILELARVLEFRNPKCPSCGRGMESAGRGQGYRCRRCKTEAKEKVAFEVPRAISPGTYLASPRAHRHLTKPLSRYGLEKGSWAPSPPGPFFGLGPPPARIPRWPLGGCQPI, from the coding sequence ATGATTGTTCACATAGGATTCGATGACATGGACTCCCTCTCTGGGGGATGCACCTCCTATATCTGCGCCTTGATCATCGAGAGGATATCGAGGCTCAGAGTCAGGTTCTTGGATTATCCGAACCTGATAAGATTGAACCCGAACGTCCCGTGGAAGACGAAGGGGAACGGGGCCATATGCCTTAGGGTCGAAACCGATGAGGAGCTACGGGATTTGGAGGAGGCCGTAGTGGGATTGGTGGAGGAAAACGCCGACCTAGAGGATCCTAGGACCTCGCCCGGGATCGTATTCTTGCCGGGCGAGGTCCCGAGGGAAGTGGAGGAGTTCTCCGAAAGGGCCCTCTTCGATTTGGTGAAGCTAAGCTCGGCCATAAAGCTCGTGAGGGATAATGGGGGAGAGGCCATAGGGCTTAAGGGCGGAAGGGGCATCGTGGGCGGGCTCGCGGCCATAGGGAATAGGCTATTGAGCGATCATACCTTCGAGATGATCGCCTACAGGGCTCGGGAGAACTATGGCAAGAGGAGGCTGGTGGATCCGGAATCCGTTGAAAAGATGGATCGCCTAACGAGGCCCATGACCTTCAATAATTTGGATCGGGAATCGGGGAGGGTTTTGATAACCCCTAGGGGGCCGGACCCGGTGCTCGTTGGGATAAGGGGGGAATCGCCCGATATCCTCTTCGATGCCTTCTCAAAGGTGAAGATAGGGGAGCCCGTGGAAAGGTGGGTCCTATTCCGGACGAATCAAGGGACCGATGCGCACCTGAGGGTCGATTTCAGGATAGTCGAGCTAAAACCCTTCAGATCCGCCTGCATTAAGGGCATCGTTTCCTCGCCCCCGAAGGTGATCGAGGGGGGGCATGTAATATTCAAATTGTCGAATGGAAGTGGGGAGATAGATTGCGCGGCCTATGAGCCGAGTGGGGACCTCAATAGGGTCGCGAGGAAATTGATCGTAGGGGATCTGATAAAGGCCTATGGGGGGGTTAGGAGGGCATCTCGCGCGCATCCGAGGACCATGAACTTGGAGAAGATCGAGATATTGGAATTGGCGAGGGTCCTTGAATTCAGGAATCCCAAATGTCCATCCTGTGGGAGAGGGATGGAGTCCGCTGGAAGGGGGCAGGGCTATCGGTGCAGGCGTTGCAAAACCGAGGCCAAGGAAAAGGTCGCCTTCGAGGTCCCCAGGGCGATCTCCCCCGGGACATATCTGGCTTCCCCGAGGGCCCATAGGCATTTAACGAAGCCCCTCTCCAGATATGGATTGGAGAAGGGGAGCTGGGCGCCGAGCCCTCCTGGGCCCTTCTTCGGTTTAGGGCCCCCGCCCGCGAGGATCCCTCGATGGCCATTGGGCGGATGCCAGCCTATTTAG
- a CDS encoding PAC2 family protein, whose protein sequence is MVLIEGGYFRLHRAPQGRDSTLIIGLGWDRGPCASAALLLANSIGAKLFAEYYSRFFPDQVIINPLGICNLPRYEFYEGELDGRAAIICVGNAEVAVEEPEAFYEVSSDVAGFAKEIGAKRAIILDSFPARGGEGGRIRYAVNTTLILDVPKGLGLIPIRNSRIPGSFGLLLGLLRFKGIPALGILVPVDPSAPEGQAQPLLLHLLNRLASAQWPSRDPRGRGP, encoded by the coding sequence ATGGTGTTGATCGAGGGGGGCTATTTCAGGCTCCATCGAGCCCCGCAAGGGAGGGATTCGACCCTCATAATCGGGCTGGGATGGGATCGCGGACCCTGCGCATCCGCGGCCCTCCTGCTGGCCAACTCAATCGGGGCCAAGCTATTCGCCGAGTATTATAGCCGCTTCTTCCCCGATCAGGTGATCATAAATCCGCTCGGGATATGCAACCTCCCCCGATATGAGTTCTACGAGGGCGAGCTCGATGGAAGGGCCGCGATCATATGCGTTGGCAATGCCGAGGTGGCGGTCGAGGAGCCCGAGGCCTTTTACGAGGTCTCCTCGGACGTGGCCGGATTCGCGAAGGAGATAGGGGCCAAAAGGGCCATAATATTGGATTCATTCCCAGCCCGGGGCGGGGAAGGCGGAAGGATCCGGTACGCGGTCAATACGACGCTCATCTTGGATGTGCCAAAGGGCTTGGGCCTCATCCCGATCAGGAACTCGAGGATCCCCGGGAGCTTCGGCCTGCTCCTCGGCCTCCTGAGGTTCAAAGGCATTCCGGCCCTTGGGATCTTGGTGCCGGTCGATCCCAGCGCCCCGGAGGGCCAAGCCCAGCCCCTCCTCCTCCACCTCCTAAATAGGCTGGCATCCGCCCAATGGCCATCGAGGGATCCTCGCGGGCGGGGGCCCTAA
- a CDS encoding DUF488 domain-containing protein: MAHLYTIGHSTRSFEEFLGLLREHGIRIVADIRRWPSSRRNPHFNRESLARALRSHCIEYEWLGEQLGGWRKDGLGEGSPNKAWRSEGFRNYADYTMTASFEEGVRRLLELASRGRVVVMCAEKFHWRCHRLILSDYLTAKGHSLTHIIDGGETRAHELTRFAEVANGELRYPGP, encoded by the coding sequence ATGGCGCATCTTTATACGATCGGCCATTCAACGAGGAGCTTCGAGGAGTTCTTGGGGCTCCTCCGCGAGCACGGGATAAGGATCGTCGCGGATATAAGGAGATGGCCGAGCTCGCGGCGCAATCCCCATTTCAATCGCGAGTCCTTGGCGAGAGCCCTCCGCTCCCATTGCATCGAATATGAATGGTTGGGGGAGCAATTGGGGGGATGGCGCAAGGATGGCTTGGGCGAGGGGTCGCCCAATAAGGCTTGGAGGAGCGAGGGATTCAGGAACTATGCGGATTACACAATGACGGCTTCTTTCGAAGAGGGTGTCAGGAGGCTATTGGAGCTCGCGAGCCGAGGCAGGGTCGTCGTTATGTGCGCCGAGAAGTTCCATTGGAGGTGCCATCGATTGATCCTTTCGGATTATTTGACGGCAAAGGGGCATTCCTTGACGCATATAATCGATGGGGGCGAGACGAGGGCCCACGAGCTCACGCGCTTTGCTGAGGTCGCGAATGGGGAGCTGAGGTACCCGGGACCCTAA
- a CDS encoding VTT domain-containing protein — translation MAIYLFYNYGYLGVFLMELIASSSILFPVPSYLATALAGALLNPYLVVLSASLGSSIGELSGYALGLGGRKVIGKRFELRSLQRAYARYGIWAILVFAAMPIPFDIIGILCGIMRIPVGAFMALTFIGKLVRYSLLVIAGRRTRDLVRDFLAGKLNSFAILYLIILSAFVLGSLLLWRLMCRKCDEGGDTYDPQGRS, via the coding sequence ATGGCCATCTATCTTTTCTATAACTATGGTTACTTGGGCGTATTCCTCATGGAGCTGATCGCGAGTTCCTCCATACTCTTCCCGGTGCCGAGCTATCTCGCGACGGCCTTAGCCGGAGCCCTCCTGAACCCTTACTTGGTCGTCCTATCGGCATCGCTTGGGTCATCCATAGGGGAGCTATCCGGGTACGCCTTGGGCCTCGGGGGGAGGAAGGTAATTGGCAAAAGGTTCGAGCTCCGCTCCTTGCAGCGCGCTTATGCGAGATATGGGATATGGGCCATATTGGTCTTCGCAGCCATGCCGATACCATTCGATATAATCGGGATACTCTGCGGGATCATGAGGATCCCCGTAGGTGCGTTCATGGCGCTGACGTTCATAGGTAAATTGGTTAGGTACTCCCTCCTCGTCATAGCCGGGCGGCGGACGAGGGATTTGGTTAGGGACTTCTTGGCGGGCAAATTGAACTCCTTCGCCATCCTATACCTTATAATCTTATCCGCCTTCGTCTTGGGCTCGCTTCTATTGTGGAGGCTCATGTGCCGGAAATGCGATGAGGGGGGCGATACCTACGATCCCCAAGGCCGAAGCTAG
- a CDS encoding UPF0182 family protein, with protein sequence MEAQGEGAKASRRLFGRYHGRGRRVPLPKGSYWIPLALALILALWISWDAILRAWLDAIEFGDLFLRPLYFSLYGGIALASIAFFRIDFLRRRSLTWWAINFVSRLRRSWGEGGGLWLDLDSFSLPFHKFLAWQITKVLIGALFLQDPIFGMALLSALRGWDFGLAGLLSLLKLPFLTPPPDPRYSLGEVIPLIPALTLLVGPILRGLGLRLLLLVGITNLARALMHRAFPIEAKLAGAIDRASILWGIGALLCFWIALKLFIASYIDYNTKFLISGFLAAGIYLGVLSMRGRVPKAWRTRTIRPRRISRELIPLALIALLTSSIVIANNSIADAKKVEWLGPYTAQEICVNRYLAELDEVLEIPYNFSSPPSPVMAPSADDVSLLRSVRLWDWEAAYAKLKPEIGLMPYLDFQDSDILRFGGRLYWAASMKLVLPETVKREDRWYAMHFFYTHVPNGFFLLDAHDGRIVNASLFFKQRMIYYGEGGLFKDSWAAYPLGRGRSDELGGALYSGRGGIDLNPPLSWLFEFNFLLAYGNTPIHVMRHRDIHERMRLLFPYFEYEPWGARIDAFPVTDGENTYFAIPLLVKLDTGAVPWSKGNPMVRLVGYGLIDVYNGDIKLYVLGRDFFSQIFKMAYGDYASSEIPDWLKPQMRYPEELFEWRVAMYNYYHVTDPASFIVGKEFYEVPEGLDTYYVMAKPPGFKEPTFLGLLSLELRGARGRNLAGYMVVQNDYGSFGRMIFYKVPMESKAKLLGPSGALEALEKNPSFVQLRTLLRSPRIGNIILYRIGSHDVYFIPVYTAGTGGVVAELGVIAAVGASFTGEYYVGLGSTPEEAFAEYLKQFQGAGRATIMKPEAKISSILKFFEGLGIKVVTPSAIYPHVSFKEGDARYLREGDWNSIEALLKGFVEEWGKGSEKVLMWSEGNKVNFGFLSQAKGIVELHYVSIEV encoded by the coding sequence ATGGAGGCGCAGGGGGAGGGGGCGAAGGCGAGCCGTCGGTTGTTCGGGAGATATCATGGCCGGGGGCGGCGCGTTCCATTGCCCAAGGGATCCTATTGGATTCCCCTCGCCCTAGCCTTGATCCTCGCCTTATGGATCTCTTGGGATGCGATCCTCAGGGCTTGGTTGGATGCAATCGAGTTTGGGGACCTCTTCCTAAGGCCCCTTTATTTCTCCCTTTATGGCGGAATTGCATTGGCCTCGATCGCTTTCTTCAGGATCGATTTCCTCCGAAGGAGGTCCCTAACTTGGTGGGCGATAAATTTCGTATCGCGCCTTCGGAGGTCTTGGGGGGAGGGGGGCGGCCTCTGGCTTGATCTCGACTCTTTTTCCCTCCCCTTCCATAAATTCTTGGCTTGGCAGATCACGAAGGTCTTGATCGGCGCCTTATTCCTCCAAGACCCCATATTCGGGATGGCCCTCCTATCAGCCCTTCGGGGATGGGATTTCGGCTTAGCCGGGCTATTGAGCCTGCTCAAGCTGCCCTTCCTCACTCCCCCGCCGGATCCCCGCTATTCGCTGGGGGAGGTGATACCCCTGATCCCGGCCCTAACCCTCCTAGTCGGCCCAATCCTGAGGGGCCTCGGGTTAAGGCTCCTCTTATTGGTGGGGATAACGAACCTCGCTAGGGCCCTGATGCACCGGGCCTTCCCGATCGAGGCTAAGCTTGCCGGGGCCATCGATAGGGCATCAATCCTTTGGGGGATCGGGGCGCTCCTATGCTTTTGGATCGCCCTTAAGCTCTTCATAGCGTCTTATATAGATTATAACACGAAGTTCCTCATATCGGGCTTCTTGGCGGCCGGGATATACCTCGGGGTCCTTTCCATGCGCGGGAGGGTCCCCAAGGCATGGAGAACGAGGACGATTCGCCCGAGGAGGATCTCCCGCGAGCTCATCCCGTTGGCCCTAATAGCCCTCTTGACCAGCTCGATCGTCATCGCGAATAACAGCATCGCTGACGCGAAGAAGGTCGAGTGGCTGGGCCCTTATACGGCCCAAGAGATATGCGTCAATAGATACTTGGCTGAGTTGGACGAGGTCCTAGAGATTCCCTATAACTTCAGCAGCCCTCCATCCCCCGTTATGGCCCCCTCCGCCGATGATGTCTCGCTCCTCAGATCCGTAAGGCTTTGGGATTGGGAGGCCGCCTACGCAAAGCTGAAGCCCGAGATAGGCCTCATGCCATATTTGGATTTCCAAGATTCCGACATACTCAGGTTCGGCGGGAGGCTCTATTGGGCGGCATCGATGAAGCTCGTCCTGCCGGAGACGGTGAAGCGCGAGGATAGATGGTATGCGATGCATTTCTTCTATACGCATGTCCCAAACGGCTTCTTCCTCCTCGATGCCCATGATGGGAGGATAGTCAACGCGAGCCTATTCTTCAAGCAAAGGATGATATACTACGGCGAGGGGGGCCTCTTCAAGGACTCTTGGGCGGCCTACCCCCTTGGCAGGGGGAGGAGTGATGAGCTTGGCGGGGCCCTCTATAGCGGGAGAGGCGGGATCGACCTAAATCCCCCGCTCAGTTGGCTCTTCGAGTTCAACTTTCTATTGGCATATGGGAATACCCCAATCCATGTAATGAGGCATAGGGATATTCATGAGAGGATGAGGTTGCTGTTCCCGTACTTCGAATACGAGCCTTGGGGAGCTCGGATCGATGCCTTCCCGGTCACCGATGGGGAGAATACCTATTTCGCAATCCCACTCTTAGTAAAGCTGGATACGGGGGCGGTCCCATGGAGCAAGGGAAATCCGATGGTGAGGCTCGTGGGCTATGGGTTGATCGATGTTTATAATGGTGATATAAAGCTCTACGTATTAGGGCGGGATTTCTTCAGTCAGATCTTCAAGATGGCCTATGGGGATTATGCATCCTCGGAGATCCCTGATTGGCTGAAGCCCCAGATGAGGTATCCGGAGGAATTGTTTGAATGGAGGGTGGCCATGTATAATTATTATCACGTAACGGATCCCGCGTCCTTCATCGTCGGGAAGGAGTTCTATGAGGTCCCGGAGGGATTGGATACGTATTACGTCATGGCCAAGCCTCCGGGCTTTAAGGAGCCCACCTTCCTCGGGCTTCTATCCTTGGAGCTCAGGGGGGCGAGGGGGAGGAACCTAGCGGGGTATATGGTCGTCCAGAACGACTATGGTTCGTTTGGTAGGATGATCTTCTATAAGGTCCCGATGGAGTCCAAGGCCAAGCTCCTCGGCCCCAGCGGCGCCCTAGAGGCCTTGGAGAAGAACCCATCCTTCGTCCAACTCAGGACCCTCCTGAGGTCCCCTAGGATTGGGAACATCATCCTCTACAGGATCGGCTCGCATGATGTCTATTTCATACCGGTCTATACGGCTGGAACGGGTGGGGTAGTCGCCGAGCTAGGGGTCATTGCCGCCGTGGGGGCCAGCTTCACCGGGGAATATTACGTGGGGTTGGGGTCCACTCCCGAGGAGGCTTTCGCCGAGTATTTGAAGCAGTTCCAAGGGGCGGGGAGGGCCACCATCATGAAGCCAGAGGCCAAGATCTCTTCGATCCTCAAATTCTTCGAGGGCCTCGGGATCAAGGTCGTTACGCCCAGCGCGATCTATCCGCACGTCTCCTTCAAGGAAGGGGATGCGAGGTACCTCCGCGAGGGGGATTGGAACTCCATAGAGGCCCTCCTTAAGGGGTTCGTTGAGGAATGGGGGAAGGGCTCGGAGAAGGTCCTAATGTGGAGTGAGGGGAATAAGGTGAATTTTGGCTTCCTCTCCCAAGCGAAGGGCATAGTGGAGCTACATTACGTATCCATAGAAGTATAA
- a CDS encoding HAD family hydrolase, with translation MKIKALAFDFIGTIATVRADMDACIASLYEAASALIGLSAPLEAFKRVYREKAIKYRRARLESHREIHNRVWIREALEELGCIVGDEELDELVNSYFKPYMDSLQIPEETKSILRALKGYKLGLVSNFTHPELITSCLDKHGISGLFDCVVISGSIGWRKPHRRIFEHLLGLLGAAPEEVLYVGDDPIYDIDGAKAVGMKAVLIKGSALTEGSYYGIDPVKEPRFEPDYRIGSMKELMEILSRDAP, from the coding sequence GTGAAGATAAAGGCATTGGCCTTCGATTTTATCGGAACGATAGCCACCGTGAGGGCCGATATGGATGCCTGCATCGCCAGCCTTTACGAGGCGGCCTCGGCCCTCATCGGCCTCTCCGCGCCCTTGGAGGCCTTCAAGCGGGTGTATAGGGAGAAGGCCATCAAATATAGAAGAGCTCGACTCGAGAGCCATAGGGAGATCCACAACAGGGTTTGGATACGAGAGGCCTTGGAGGAGCTCGGTTGCATCGTGGGCGATGAGGAGCTGGATGAATTGGTGAACTCATACTTCAAGCCCTATATGGACTCCCTTCAAATACCGGAGGAAACCAAATCCATCCTGAGAGCCCTCAAGGGATATAAGCTGGGCTTGGTTTCAAATTTCACCCATCCGGAACTCATAACCTCCTGCTTGGATAAGCATGGCATATCGGGCTTGTTCGATTGTGTGGTGATATCGGGGTCCATCGGATGGAGGAAGCCCCATAGGAGGATCTTCGAGCATCTTCTTGGGCTACTGGGGGCCGCCCCCGAAGAGGTCCTATACGTTGGCGATGATCCGATTTACGATATAGATGGAGCCAAGGCGGTTGGCATGAAGGCGGTCCTGATCAAGGGAAGCGCATTGACCGAGGGGAGCTATTATGGCATCGATCCGGTTAAGGAGCCGAGGTTCGAACCGGATTATCGAATAGGGTCGATGAAGGAGCTAATGGAGATCCTATCGCGGGACGCGCCCTAA
- a CDS encoding TIGR00295 family protein gives MALGNAKSPREKAVMALYKAGCPPNVIRHSLAVAELAMEISRAIERNGVGLDSALVEAGALLHDIGRSRTHGIDHAVVGASIVREMGFPEAIARIVEVHIGAGIPADEAEELGLPKGDYMPSTLEEKVVAYADKLIDGDRRITPEEFARRLSQALGSKHPAISRFWRLHSEISALKDRKA, from the coding sequence ATGGCATTGGGGAATGCCAAATCCCCGCGCGAAAAAGCCGTAATGGCCTTGTACAAGGCCGGTTGCCCCCCAAACGTTATAAGGCATTCGTTAGCAGTCGCCGAGCTGGCGATGGAGATCTCCAGAGCAATCGAGAGGAACGGCGTGGGGCTCGACTCCGCCCTCGTTGAGGCGGGGGCCCTCCTTCACGATATAGGGAGGTCTCGAACCCATGGCATAGATCATGCGGTGGTCGGAGCATCCATAGTTAGGGAAATGGGGTTCCCCGAGGCCATAGCTAGGATCGTTGAAGTCCATATAGGAGCCGGCATACCGGCGGATGAGGCGGAGGAGCTCGGCCTGCCCAAGGGGGATTATATGCCGAGCACGCTGGAGGAGAAGGTGGTCGCCTACGCCGATAAGCTCATAGATGGGGATCGTCGAATAACCCCCGAGGAATTCGCTAGGAGGCTCTCCCAAGCCTTGGGCTCGAAGCACCCGGCTATATCCCGCTTCTGGAGGCTCCACAGCGAGATATCGGCCCTGAAGGATCGGAAAGCCTAG
- a CDS encoding transcription factor yields the protein MEQAPEQGAAPEGRDRESLLDREFIKVVGYLGGEEAVRIVEALKRLGEVTDEALANEVGIRINDVRKILLRLYERGLISAVRVQDENTGWYIFLWRIQPDQVDTFIRSRRRKVLEKLKQRLSYEESRSFFRCDRCKGIYLSFDEAMERAFMCPSCGGPLKGIDNTKAVERIREIIRKLEAE from the coding sequence ATGGAACAAGCCCCGGAGCAAGGAGCGGCCCCGGAGGGAAGGGACCGGGAATCGCTGCTGGATCGCGAGTTCATCAAGGTGGTAGGCTATCTCGGCGGCGAGGAGGCCGTGAGGATCGTCGAGGCTCTTAAGAGGCTTGGGGAGGTTACTGATGAAGCTCTGGCGAACGAGGTCGGGATCAGGATCAATGATGTGAGGAAGATACTCCTCAGGCTCTACGAGAGGGGCCTGATATCGGCCGTTAGGGTCCAAGATGAGAACACGGGATGGTACATATTCCTCTGGAGGATCCAGCCAGATCAGGTGGATACGTTCATAAGGAGCCGGAGGAGGAAAGTCCTCGAGAAGCTCAAGCAGAGGTTGAGCTATGAGGAATCGCGAAGCTTCTTCAGATGTGATCGTTGCAAGGGAATCTATTTATCCTTTGACGAGGCCATGGAGCGCGCCTTCATGTGCCCAAGCTGCGGCGGCCCCCTTAAGGGGATCGATAATACCAAGGCTGTAGAAAGGATTCGCGAAATAATTAGGAAACTGGAAGCCGAATGA
- a CDS encoding tRNA (cytidine(56)-2'-O)-methyltransferase, which yields MPKLIVLRIGHRVKRDARVTTHVCLTARAFGADGVIVSDVVDEGLERAVEKVVKSFGGSFWIRTGEPWRKIVKDWIGGGNELVHLTMYGIPISEAIEEIRSSPRDKMIVVGSQKVPGELYELATWNVSITNQPISEVSALAIFLDRYFEGKELHAKFEGGEIEIIPSKSGKRIIRKARG from the coding sequence TTGCCAAAGTTGATCGTCCTCAGGATCGGGCATAGGGTTAAGAGGGATGCGAGGGTAACCACGCACGTATGCCTCACCGCTAGGGCCTTCGGCGCGGATGGGGTCATCGTAAGCGATGTCGTTGACGAGGGGCTCGAGAGGGCCGTGGAGAAGGTCGTGAAATCTTTCGGGGGCTCCTTCTGGATAAGGACCGGGGAGCCTTGGAGGAAGATCGTCAAGGATTGGATCGGGGGCGGTAATGAGCTGGTCCATTTGACGATGTATGGGATCCCCATCTCCGAAGCCATCGAGGAGATAAGGTCGTCGCCGAGGGATAAGATGATCGTCGTGGGATCCCAAAAAGTCCCTGGAGAGCTCTACGAATTGGCTACTTGGAACGTCTCCATTACCAACCAGCCGATCAGCGAGGTCAGCGCCCTGGCGATCTTCTTAGATCGATATTTCGAGGGGAAGGAGCTCCACGCCAAGTTCGAGGGAGGGGAGATCGAGATAATTCCCTCCAAGAGCGGGAAGAGGATAATAAGGAAGGCGAGGGGATAA
- a CDS encoding multiprotein bridging factor aMBF1 — protein MGPLLICEICGKEIFERPKRIIVERAELTVCQNCSKLGEPAAEVRRTATREIRPRAAARNVAKIPKEFLESEVCEDFAERVRRGRIAAAMSQEDLAKRINEKVSVIQRVESGKMVPSVRLCRALEHALKIKLLVEARAEELIPRAQLGAAAYEPTLGDLAKIKRKGQ, from the coding sequence TTGGGGCCGCTCTTGATATGCGAGATATGCGGCAAGGAGATCTTCGAAAGGCCCAAGAGGATAATAGTGGAGAGGGCCGAGCTGACCGTTTGCCAAAATTGCTCGAAGCTGGGCGAGCCCGCGGCCGAGGTGAGGAGGACCGCTACGAGGGAAATTCGCCCGAGGGCCGCCGCGAGGAATGTTGCAAAGATCCCCAAGGAGTTCTTGGAGAGCGAGGTTTGCGAGGATTTCGCGGAGAGGGTCAGAAGGGGACGGATCGCAGCGGCGATGAGCCAAGAGGACTTGGCCAAGAGGATAAACGAAAAGGTATCGGTGATCCAAAGGGTGGAGTCCGGGAAGATGGTCCCGAGCGTTCGCCTCTGCAGGGCCTTGGAGCACGCGCTTAAGATTAAGCTCTTGGTCGAGGCGAGGGCCGAGGAACTCATCCCAAGGGCCCAGCTGGGGGCCGCGGCCTACGAGCCGACCCTAGGGGATTTGGCAAAGATAAAGAGGAAGGGCCAATAG
- a CDS encoding DUF4405 domain-containing protein, translating to MEKSKINYIVDVLMVLSFFVVAVTGLVLFLFLNGRGRFFGSIRHAYVSIHNWSGMIFIILVIIHLILHWDWIVCMTKNVFIKKGSNKIQHNKCP from the coding sequence ATGGAGAAGTCAAAAATTAATTACATCGTAGATGTGCTCATGGTCTTATCCTTTTTTGTTGTGGCAGTCACTGGTTTGGTTTTGTTTTTATTTTTAAATGGCCGCGGAAGATTTTTTGGATCCATAAGGCACGCTTATGTTAGCATTCATAATTGGTCAGGAATGATATTCATAATACTTGTGATTATCCATTTGATCCTCCATTGGGATTGGATCGTATGTATGACAAAAAATGTTTTTATAAAAAAAGGCTCTAACAAAATCCAGCACAATAAATGTCCCTGA